GGATGACCGACCGAGATGTTCTCGATGTCGATCGAGGAGATCCACTCGCCGCCCGACTTGATGACGTCCTTGGCGCGGTCGGTGATCTGCATGAAGCCCATCTCGTCGATGGTCGAGACGTCGCCGGTGTCGAAGAAGCCCTCGGCGTCCAGGATGCTCTCGTCAGACCGGAAATAGGCGCCGGCGATGGTCGGACCCTTGATCATCAGACGGCCGTAGGTGTGCCCGTCGTGGGGCATGTCCTGACCGGCGTAGTTCTTGAGCTTGAGCTCGACGCCAAGGGGCGGGGTGCCCTGTTTGATCCGGTATTTCATCTGCTCGTCGTAGGGCAGGGCCAGGGTCTCGGGCGTCATGTTGGACAGGGTGCCGATGGGCGATGTCTCGGTCATGCCCCAGCCCTGCAGCACCTCGATGCCGAACTCGTCGTGGAAGGCGCGGATCAGGCTCTCGGGCACGGCCGAGCCGCCGATCAGGACGCGTTTGACGGTCGGAATCTGCAGCTTGTTCTCGCGCAGGTGGGCCAGCAGCCCCTGCCAGACGGTCGGCACGGCGGCCGAGAAGGTCACGCCCTCGCTGACGATCAGCTCATAGATGGATGCGCCGTCCATCTTGGCGCCCGGCATGACCAGCTTCGACCCGGCCGCGGGGCCGCCGAAGGCGATGCCCCAGGCATTGGCGTGGAACATCGGCACGACCGGCAGGATGACCTCGGACGGGGTCGCGCCCAAGACGGTCGACTGCAAGCCCAGCAGGGTATGGATGAAGTTGGACCTGTGCGAATAGAGGACGCCCTTGGGGTTCCCGGTCGTACCCGAGGTGTAGCAGAGGCCGCAGGCGGTGTTCTCGGGGAAGTCACCCCAGGTCACCTCGGTCGAGGCTTCCGACAGGATGGCCTCATAGCATTCGGCGCGCGGCAGGGCGGTCGCGGGCATGGTCCATTCATCGGTCATGACGATGACCCGCTCGACCTTGGGGCAATGCGGCAGGATGGCCTCGAGCAGGGGCACGAAGGTCAGGTCGACGAAGATCATCCGGTCTTCGGCGTGGTTGATGATGTAGATCAGCTGTTCCGGGAACAGGCGCGGGTTCAGGGTGTGGCAGACCGCGCCGATGCCCATGATGCCGTACCAGGCCTCGATGTGCTTGCCGGTGTTCCAGGCCAGGGTGGCGATCCGGTCGCCGGGCTTGACCCCCCAGCCTAGCAGGGCGTTCGACACCCGCTTCGCCCGGGCGTGGATGTCGGCATAGGTGGTGCGGACGATGGGGCCCTCGACCGAGCGGGTCACGACCTCCCTGTGGCCATG
The genomic region above belongs to Brevundimonas goettingensis and contains:
- a CDS encoding long-chain-fatty-acid--CoA ligase codes for the protein MLGLMQDWPLTVDKILDHAKNWHGHREVVTRSVEGPIVRTTYADIHARAKRVSNALLGWGVKPGDRIATLAWNTGKHIEAWYGIMGIGAVCHTLNPRLFPEQLIYIINHAEDRMIFVDLTFVPLLEAILPHCPKVERVIVMTDEWTMPATALPRAECYEAILSEASTEVTWGDFPENTACGLCYTSGTTGNPKGVLYSHRSNFIHTLLGLQSTVLGATPSEVILPVVPMFHANAWGIAFGGPAAGSKLVMPGAKMDGASIYELIVSEGVTFSAAVPTVWQGLLAHLRENKLQIPTVKRVLIGGSAVPESLIRAFHDEFGIEVLQGWGMTETSPIGTLSNMTPETLALPYDEQMKYRIKQGTPPLGVELKLKNYAGQDMPHDGHTYGRLMIKGPTIAGAYFRSDESILDAEGFFDTGDVSTIDEMGFMQITDRAKDVIKSGGEWISSIDIENISVGHPKVELAAVIGAAHPKWDERPVLVLKLKPGQTQDKQEHLDFLVGKIAKWWMPDDVVFVDDIPLGATGKVDKKLIRERLKDYRLPTATEPA